Proteins co-encoded in one Megalops cyprinoides isolate fMegCyp1 chromosome 1, fMegCyp1.pri, whole genome shotgun sequence genomic window:
- the mcoln1a gene encoding mucolipin-1a, with translation MASSGYNNCNHSGSVSEKDKLLTSVAHYGSNDLSDELGTPRPTPPPGWVGMEQEEEELRLKLKYFFMSPCDKFHAKGRKPFKLGLQILKIIIVTVQLVLFGLSNQMVVTFKEENTVCFKHLFLKDYDEGSDDTFAVYTQSDVYSHIHYAIDQYLALPETTVGRYAYVFGVGVNGSALSLCQQYYKKGRIDPANDTFNIDPHVVTDCIGVNPLAVHPSSLSGDYKNFTLKFHKLINVTIQFQLKAINIQTIINNEIPDCYTFIITIVLDNKAHSGKVKISLDNQASIKECKDPSVSGHAENYARLTFDSMVVVVCVLSLLLCGRSILRGVLLQREFVQFFKNNLGRSVCWSDRMEFINGWYILLIISDMFTITGSFIKIGIESKNSSSYDVCGILLGTSTLLVWVGVIRYLSFFQKYNILIVTLRAAFPNVIRFCCCVAVIYLGYCFCGWIVLGPYHVKFRSLSMVSECLFSLINGDDMFVTFAEMQDSSTLVWVFSQVYLYTFISLFIYMVLSLFIALITGAYEAIKQQTQEPLHITDLHAFIAECTDTPSSGKFRGLETSPCSFFCCCDRTTTYEDVLLVN, from the exons ATGGCTTCTTCGGGATATAATAACTGCAACCACAGCGGCTCAG tctcagAGAAGGACAAGTTGTTGACATCCGTTGCACACTATGGCTCCAATGATCTCAGCGATGAGCTCGGGACCCCCCGGCCGACCCCGCCCCCAGGCTGGGTGGGGatggagcaggaagaggaggagttgCGACTGAAGCTGAAGTACTTCTTCATGAGCCCCTGCGACAAGTTCCACGCCAAGGGACGCAAGCCCTTCAAACTGGGGCTCCAGATACTGAAGATCATCATCGTTACTGTGCAG CTGGTACTGTTTGGACTCAGTAACCAAATGGTGGTCACGTTCAAGGAGGAGAACACTGTTTGTTTTAAGCACCTCTTCCTCAAAGACTATGACGAGGGCTCCGATGACACGTTTGCTGTCTACACGCAGAGTGATGTCTACAGCCACATCCACTACGCCATAGACCAG TACTTGGCATTGCCAGAGACCACAGTGGGACGCTATGCGTACGTCTTTGGAGTTGGAGTGAATGGGAGTgccctctccctgtgtcagcAGTACTATAAGAAGGGCCGCATCGACCCAGCCAACGACACCTTCAACATTGACCCACATGTTGTCACAG ACTGTATTGGTGTGAATCCCCTGGCCGTCCATCCGTCATCCTTGTCGGGGGACTACAAGAACTTCACCCTAAAGTTCCACAA gcttaTTAATGTGACCATCCAGTTCCAGCTAAAGGCCATTAACATCCAGACCATAATAAACAATGAGATCCCCGATTGCTACACCTTCATCATCACG ATTGTCCTGGATAACAAGGCTCACAGCGGTAAAGTAAAGATCAGCCTGGACAACCAGGCCTCGATCAAGGAGTGCAAAGACCCCAGTGTGTCTGGACACG CGGAGAACTACGCGCGGCTGACGTTCGACTCGATGGTGgtagtggtgtgtgtgctttcccTGCTCCTGTGTGGCCGCTCCATCCTCAGGGGAGTCCTCCTGCAGAGA GAGTTTGTCCAGTTCTTCAAGAACAACCTGGGCCGCAGCGTGTGCTGGAGCGACAGGATGGAGTTCATCAACGGCTGGTACATCCTGCTCATCATCAGCGATATGTTCACCATCACCGGCAGCTTCATCAAGATCGGCATCGAGTCCAAG AACTCGTCCTCCTATGATGTGTGTGGCATTCTCCTGGGCACCTCCACCCTCCTGGTGTGGGTTGGAGTCATACGCTACCTCAGCTTTTTCCAGAAGTACAAC atcctGATCGTGACCCTCCGTGCCGCATTCCCCAACGTGATCCGCTTCTGTTGCTGTGTGGCGGTCATTTATCTGGGGTACTGCTTCTGCGGCTGGATCGTGCTGGGCCCCTACCACGTTAAG TTCCGCTCCCTGTCCATGGTGTCGGAGTGCCTGTTCTCCCTCATCAACGGCGACGACATGTTCGTGACCTTCGCGGAGATGCAGGACAGCAGCACGCTGGTGTGGGTCTTCAGCCAGGTCTACCTCTACACCTTCATCTCCCTCTTCATCTACATGGTGCTGTCTCTGTTCATCGCGCTCATCACCGGCGCCTACGAGGCCATCAAG CAACAAACCCAGGAGCCGCTACACATCACAGACTTGCACGCCTTCATCGCCGAGTGCACCGACACGCCCAGTTCTGGAAAGTTCCGTGGCTTGGAGACCTCGCCCTGCTCgttcttctgctgctgtgacaG AACCACAACATACGAAGATGTCTTGCTGGTGAACTGA